A region of Rhodospirillales bacterium DNA encodes the following proteins:
- a CDS encoding DUF3365 domain-containing protein produces the protein MGLKTKFNLMLAAAFVVGLGLAALMANQVLRESGRQAALRDAAMILAQAAAVRGYTSTEVAPLLEEQLKTRFLPHSVPSWSAQTVWRSMQPQFPDYRYKEAALNPTNPADRATDWEADIIEQFRNDPNLKEFVSTRETPTGAILSLSRPLRITSAACLTCHTTAAQAPQPMIDLYGSANGFGWKLNETIGAQIASVPMAAATRQVDKLMVLYVGGIAAVFAVVTLLLNLLLHYVIVKPVRAISATANDISLGNMEAPEIEVHGKDEIASLSESFNRMRRSLANAMKMLG, from the coding sequence ATGGGACTCAAGACCAAGTTCAACCTGATGCTCGCGGCGGCGTTCGTGGTCGGTCTCGGGCTGGCGGCGCTGATGGCCAACCAGGTGCTGCGCGAGAGCGGCCGCCAGGCGGCGCTGCGCGACGCGGCGATGATCCTGGCCCAGGCGGCGGCGGTGCGCGGCTACACCTCGACCGAGGTCGCGCCGCTGCTCGAGGAGCAGCTGAAGACGCGCTTCCTGCCGCACTCCGTGCCGTCGTGGTCCGCGCAGACGGTGTGGCGCTCGATGCAGCCGCAGTTCCCCGACTACCGCTACAAGGAGGCGGCGCTCAACCCGACCAACCCGGCCGACCGCGCGACCGACTGGGAGGCCGACATCATCGAGCAGTTCCGCAACGATCCGAACCTCAAGGAGTTCGTCTCCACCCGCGAGACGCCGACCGGCGCGATCCTGTCGCTGTCGCGGCCGCTGCGCATCACCTCGGCGGCCTGCCTGACCTGCCACACCACGGCGGCGCAGGCGCCGCAGCCGATGATCGACCTCTACGGCTCGGCCAACGGCTTCGGCTGGAAGCTCAACGAGACGATCGGCGCGCAGATCGCCTCGGTGCCGATGGCGGCGGCGACGCGGCAGGTCGACAAGCTGATGGTGCTCTACGTCGGCGGCATCGCGGCGGTGTTCGCCGTCGTCACGTTGCTGCTCAACCTGCTGCTCCACTACGTCATCGTGAAGCCGGTGCGCGCCATCTCGGCCACGGCCAACGACATCAGCCTCGGCAACATGGAGGCGCCGGAGATCGAGGTCCACGGCAAGGACGAGATCGCCTCGCTGTCGGAATCGTTCAACCGCATGCGGCGCAGCCTCGCCAACGCGATGAAGATGCTGGGCTAG